From uncultured Roseateles sp., the proteins below share one genomic window:
- a CDS encoding TfoX/Sxy family protein: MSTPANEFANYCAELLAPLGPVRIKRMFGGHGLYVDELFIAILSSERLYLKTDPINRASFEAAGCEPFRYEARGKLNTIAYFSPPDEALESAALMQPWARLALEAALRARATAKPVLKKRVAKPAAAKRSGGAKA; encoded by the coding sequence ATGTCAACACCTGCCAATGAATTCGCCAACTACTGTGCCGAACTGCTGGCCCCGCTGGGACCGGTGCGCATCAAGCGCATGTTCGGCGGCCACGGCCTCTATGTCGATGAGTTGTTCATCGCCATCCTGTCTTCGGAGCGCCTGTACCTGAAGACCGATCCCATCAACCGGGCCAGTTTCGAGGCGGCCGGCTGCGAGCCGTTTCGCTACGAGGCCCGCGGCAAGCTCAACACGATTGCCTACTTCAGCCCGCCCGACGAGGCGCTCGAATCAGCCGCTTTGATGCAACCCTGGGCACGCCTGGCGCTGGAGGCCGCCCTGCGTGCCCGGGCCACAGCAAAACCGGTGCTCAAGAAGCGTGTTGCAAAGCCGGCTGCAGCGAAGCGATCAGGCGGTGCAAAGGCCTGA
- a CDS encoding 5-formyltetrahydrofolate cyclo-ligase → MDLNDRVALRRKLIAQRLDLPNRLELAADLQQVLRVWLARRQELTIGAYWPIKGEFDPLPALYRWSEADPRRRIGLPVVDREQGTLKFHVWYPGCPMEEDAYDIPKPKGTEVFEPQLLIVPCVGYGPEGLRLGYGGGFMDRTLAALTPRPATAGVGYAHGFQPMLRAEPHDVPLDAIITEEGVVWDAQG, encoded by the coding sequence GTGGATCTGAACGACCGAGTGGCGCTGCGCCGCAAGCTGATCGCGCAGCGCCTGGATTTGCCAAACCGGCTGGAACTGGCCGCCGATCTGCAGCAGGTGCTGCGTGTCTGGCTGGCCCGGCGCCAGGAACTGACCATAGGTGCCTACTGGCCGATCAAGGGTGAGTTCGATCCGCTGCCTGCGCTCTACCGCTGGAGCGAGGCCGACCCGCGGCGCCGCATCGGCCTGCCCGTGGTGGACAGGGAGCAGGGCACCCTGAAGTTCCATGTCTGGTACCCCGGCTGCCCGATGGAAGAAGACGCCTACGACATTCCCAAGCCCAAGGGCACCGAGGTGTTCGAACCCCAGTTGCTGATCGTGCCCTGCGTGGGCTATGGGCCCGAGGGCCTGCGCCTGGGCTATGGCGGCGGTTTCATGGACCGCACCCTGGCGGCGCTGACGCCGCGCCCGGCCACCGCCGGCGTCGGCTACGCCCATGGCTTCCAGCCCATGTTGCGCGCCGAGCCGCACGATGTGCCGCTCGACGCCATCATCACCGAAGAGGGCGTCGTCTGGGACGCCCAGGGCTGA
- a CDS encoding OmpW family outer membrane protein, with translation MTKLAHTLTAIAALTLGLAGSAVQAQQEGPWLVRVRAVNLDSANKDSTGLGLSINNKVIPEVDFSYFLTPNWAAELVLTVPQKHTLRSGGADIGSLKHLPPTLSLQYHFAPAATFRPYVGVGVNYTHFSGVEFAPAVQAALAPSIKKDSYGLSFQVGADIALSKTLYLNLDLKKVQIDTKVYSKGTEVGKFKVDPLLVGVGLGWRF, from the coding sequence ATGACCAAGCTTGCACACACCCTCACCGCCATCGCCGCCCTGACTCTCGGCCTCGCCGGCAGCGCCGTCCAGGCCCAGCAGGAAGGCCCCTGGCTGGTGCGCGTGCGCGCCGTGAACCTCGACTCGGCCAACAAGGACAGCACCGGCCTGGGCCTGAGCATCAACAACAAGGTCATTCCCGAGGTCGACTTCAGCTACTTTCTGACCCCCAACTGGGCGGCCGAGCTGGTGCTGACCGTGCCGCAAAAGCACACGCTGCGCTCGGGCGGGGCCGACATCGGCTCGCTGAAGCACCTGCCGCCGACGCTGAGCCTGCAGTACCACTTCGCGCCGGCCGCGACCTTCCGCCCCTACGTCGGCGTGGGGGTGAACTACACCCACTTCTCGGGTGTCGAATTCGCACCGGCCGTGCAGGCCGCGCTGGCGCCCAGCATCAAGAAGGACAGCTATGGCCTGTCGTTCCAGGTCGGTGCCGACATCGCCCTGTCCAAGACCCTGTACCTGAACCTGGACCTGAAGAAGGTGCAGATCGACACCAAGGTCTATTCCAAGGGCACGGAAGTCGGCAAGTTCAAGGTGGACCCACTGCTGGTCGGCGTCGGCCTCGGCTGGCGTTTCTAA
- the metF gene encoding methylenetetrahydrofolate reductase [NAD(P)H], producing MAQNNKCPVSFEFFPPNTPVGAEKLKTVVQDLSVLSPQYFSVTYGAGGATRDKTLATVSAIAQMGHEAAPHLSCVGSTREGIAEILATYRAQNIRRVVALRGDLPSGTATAGEFRYASELVRFIRETQGADWKIEVAAYPEYHPQQRYAAKDLQHFADKMRAGANSAITQFFFNPDAYFHFVDEVRALGVEAPIIPGIMPFHNYARIAQFAARDGIEIPRWVALKMEGFMDDSASIRAFGLDVMTRVCERLIAGGAPGIHFYTLNQSALTLELCKRLGLGAVV from the coding sequence ATGGCCCAGAACAACAAATGCCCGGTGAGCTTCGAGTTCTTCCCGCCCAACACACCGGTGGGTGCAGAGAAGCTCAAGACCGTGGTGCAGGACCTCAGCGTGCTGAGCCCGCAGTATTTCAGCGTCACCTACGGCGCCGGCGGCGCCACGCGCGACAAGACGCTGGCCACCGTCAGCGCCATCGCGCAGATGGGCCATGAGGCCGCACCGCATCTGTCCTGCGTCGGCTCCACCCGCGAGGGCATTGCCGAGATCCTGGCCACCTACCGGGCGCAGAACATCCGCCGCGTCGTTGCGCTGCGCGGCGATCTGCCCAGCGGCACGGCCACGGCCGGCGAGTTCCGCTATGCCTCGGAGCTGGTGCGCTTCATCCGCGAAACGCAGGGGGCTGACTGGAAGATCGAGGTCGCCGCCTATCCCGAATACCACCCGCAGCAGCGCTACGCCGCCAAGGACCTGCAGCACTTTGCCGACAAGATGCGCGCCGGCGCCAACTCGGCCATCACCCAGTTCTTCTTCAACCCCGACGCCTATTTCCACTTCGTCGACGAGGTGCGGGCGCTGGGCGTCGAGGCGCCCATCATTCCGGGCATCATGCCCTTCCACAACTACGCCCGCATCGCCCAGTTCGCGGCCCGCGACGGCATCGAGATTCCGCGCTGGGTGGCCCTGAAGATGGAAGGTTTCATGGATGACAGTGCGTCGATCCGTGCCTTCGGCCTGGACGTGATGACGCGCGTCTGCGAGCGCCTGATCGCTGGCGGCGCACCGGGCATCCACTTCTACACCCTGAATCAGTCGGCTTTGACCCTGGAGTTGTGCAAACGCCTCGGTCTCGGCGCTGTTGTTTGA
- a CDS encoding TlyA family RNA methyltransferase yields MRADQLLVSQGLAPTRSAAQRLIDAQSVQWQSAASWLPIKKAGQDLPDGSALRITDDAELRFVSRGGLKLEGALAHSGIAVAGLTVLDVGQSTGGFSDCLLKAGAAKVVGVDVGHGQLHARLSSEPRLVALEGLHVRELAGSALAAHAPAGGFDLIVGDLSFISMLGALPQLAHWLKPEGQVLLLIKPQFEVGPQHVGRGGLVKDTRQYVLLETRAREAAKALGWQLRGYFESTVAGGDGNTEFFLWAQAGPAPVKE; encoded by the coding sequence ATGCGCGCCGACCAGTTGCTGGTAAGCCAGGGTCTGGCGCCCACCCGATCGGCCGCGCAGCGGCTGATCGACGCTCAGTCCGTGCAATGGCAGTCGGCCGCAAGCTGGTTGCCGATCAAGAAGGCCGGGCAGGACCTGCCGGACGGCAGCGCGCTGCGCATCACCGATGACGCCGAGCTGCGTTTCGTGTCGCGCGGCGGGCTGAAGCTGGAGGGTGCGCTGGCCCACAGCGGCATTGCAGTGGCCGGACTGACGGTGCTCGATGTCGGCCAGAGCACCGGCGGCTTCAGCGACTGCCTGCTGAAGGCTGGAGCGGCCAAGGTCGTCGGCGTCGATGTCGGCCATGGCCAGCTCCATGCCAGGCTGAGCAGCGAGCCCCGCCTGGTGGCGCTGGAGGGCCTGCATGTGCGCGAGCTGGCCGGCTCGGCACTGGCAGCGCACGCACCGGCAGGTGGTTTCGATCTGATCGTCGGCGACCTGTCCTTCATCTCGATGCTGGGCGCCCTGCCCCAGCTGGCGCACTGGCTGAAACCTGAGGGCCAGGTCTTGCTGTTGATCAAGCCCCAGTTCGAGGTCGGTCCGCAGCACGTGGGCCGCGGCGGGCTGGTGAAAGACACCAGGCAGTACGTGCTGCTGGAAACGCGGGCCCGAGAGGCCGCGAAGGCGCTGGGCTGGCAGCTGCGCGGCTATTTTGAAAGCACCGTAGCCGGCGGCGACGGCAACACCGAATTTTTTCTGTGGGCGCAGGCCGGACCTGCCCCAGTCAAGGAGTGA
- the ahcY gene encoding adenosylhomocysteinase: MNAVLKPLNPEQYLVADLSLAAWGRKELSIAECEMPALMAMRTEYGPSQPLKGARIAGSLHMTIQTGVLVETLQALGAEVRWASCNIFSTQDHAAAALVAAGTPVFAYKGETLEDYWDYTHRIFEFGPAGSEGEGPNMILDDGGDATLLMHLGQRAEKDLSVLDKPGSDEERILFATIKAKIAQDPTWYTRKSAQIIGVTEETTTGVHRLKEMSAKGSLLFRAINVNDSVTKSKFDNLYGCRESLVDGIKRATDVMVAGKIAVIAGYGDVGKGSAQAMRALSAQVWVTEIDPICALQAAMEGYRVVTMEYAADKADIFVTTTGNKGVIRHEHMAAMKHNAIVCNIGHFDNEIDIASIEKYQWEEIKPQVDHVIFPDGKRIILLAKGRLVNLGCGTGHPSYVMSSSFANQTIAQIELFAHRDAYDIGKVYVLPKHLDEKVARLQLVTLNAQLSELTEEQAAYIGVPKAGPYKPDTYRY, encoded by the coding sequence ATGAATGCTGTTCTGAAACCCCTGAATCCCGAGCAATACCTCGTCGCCGACCTGAGCCTGGCCGCCTGGGGCCGCAAGGAGCTGAGCATCGCCGAGTGCGAAATGCCCGCCCTGATGGCCATGCGTACCGAATACGGCCCCAGCCAGCCGCTGAAGGGCGCCCGCATCGCCGGCAGCCTGCACATGACCATACAGACCGGCGTGCTGGTCGAAACCCTGCAGGCCCTGGGCGCCGAAGTGCGCTGGGCTTCGTGCAATATCTTCTCGACCCAGGACCACGCCGCCGCCGCGCTGGTGGCGGCCGGCACGCCGGTGTTCGCCTACAAGGGCGAGACGCTGGAAGACTACTGGGACTACACCCACCGCATCTTCGAATTCGGCCCGGCAGGCAGCGAGGGCGAAGGCCCGAACATGATCCTCGACGATGGCGGCGACGCCACACTGCTGATGCATCTGGGCCAGCGCGCCGAGAAGGATCTGTCGGTGCTGGACAAGCCCGGCAGCGACGAAGAGCGCATCCTGTTCGCCACCATCAAGGCCAAGATCGCCCAGGACCCGACCTGGTACACCCGCAAGAGCGCCCAGATCATCGGCGTAACCGAAGAGACGACCACCGGCGTGCACCGCCTGAAGGAAATGTCGGCCAAGGGCAGCCTGCTGTTCCGCGCCATCAACGTCAATGATTCGGTGACCAAGAGCAAGTTCGACAATCTGTACGGTTGCCGTGAGTCGCTAGTCGATGGCATCAAGCGCGCCACCGACGTGATGGTGGCCGGCAAGATCGCCGTCATCGCCGGCTATGGCGACGTGGGCAAGGGCTCGGCCCAGGCCATGCGCGCGCTGTCGGCGCAAGTCTGGGTGACCGAGATCGACCCGATCTGCGCGCTGCAGGCGGCGATGGAAGGCTATCGCGTCGTGACCATGGAGTACGCCGCCGACAAGGCCGACATCTTCGTGACGACCACCGGCAACAAGGGCGTGATCCGCCACGAGCACATGGCCGCGATGAAGCACAACGCCATCGTCTGCAACATCGGCCACTTCGACAACGAGATCGACATCGCCTCGATCGAGAAGTACCAGTGGGAAGAGATCAAGCCCCAGGTCGATCACGTGATCTTCCCCGACGGCAAGCGCATCATCCTGCTGGCCAAGGGCCGCCTGGTGAACCTGGGCTGCGGCACCGGCCACCCCAGCTATGTGATGAGCTCCAGCTTCGCCAACCAGACGATTGCCCAGATCGAGCTGTTCGCGCACCGGGATGCCTATGACATCGGCAAGGTCTATGTGCTGCCCAAGCATCTGGACGAGAAGGTCGCGCGCCTGCAGTTGGTGACGCTGAATGCGCAGCTGAGCGAGCTGACCGAAGAGCAGGCCGCCTACATCGGCGTGCCCAAGGCCGGCCCGTACAAGCCCGACACCTACCGCTACTGA
- a CDS encoding HAD-IIB family hydrolase, whose translation MGTIAPMQPFASCPAARLSAVRGVLTDIDDTLTAEGAIAPAALQALHALHEAGVPVIAITGRPAGWSEPFALQWPVRAIVAENGAVMLRSQGGMLRRDFTQDAATRAANFARLQRCAEAVLAELPGTRLATDSAGRLTDIAVDHSEFAHLDEAQIAQVVALMRGHGLHATVSSIHINGWIGEHSKWTAAAWSVQTALDEAFEAGDWLYVGDSTNDQLMFQRVPLSVGVANIRRFVPQLTVLPAYVTEAERGEGFAEVARALLRARAVATQV comes from the coding sequence ATGGGGACAATAGCGCCCATGCAGCCCTTTGCCTCCTGCCCTGCCGCGCGTCTGAGCGCGGTGCGTGGCGTCCTGACCGATATCGACGACACCCTGACCGCGGAAGGTGCCATCGCGCCCGCCGCCCTGCAGGCCCTGCATGCACTGCACGAGGCCGGAGTGCCCGTGATTGCCATCACCGGCCGGCCCGCGGGCTGGAGCGAGCCGTTTGCCTTGCAATGGCCGGTGCGGGCCATCGTGGCCGAGAACGGCGCGGTGATGCTGCGCTCGCAGGGCGGCATGTTGAGGCGTGATTTCACCCAGGATGCCGCCACCCGCGCCGCCAACTTCGCACGCCTGCAGCGCTGTGCCGAGGCCGTGCTGGCCGAGCTGCCCGGCACCCGCCTGGCCACCGACAGCGCCGGCCGGTTGACCGACATTGCCGTCGATCACAGCGAGTTCGCCCATCTGGATGAGGCGCAGATCGCCCAGGTCGTGGCCTTGATGCGCGGCCATGGCTTGCACGCAACCGTCAGCTCCATCCACATCAACGGCTGGATCGGCGAGCACAGCAAGTGGACGGCGGCGGCCTGGTCGGTGCAGACGGCGCTGGATGAGGCCTTCGAGGCCGGAGACTGGCTGTATGTCGGCGACTCGACCAATGACCAGCTGATGTTCCAGCGAGTGCCGCTCAGCGTTGGCGTGGCCAATATCCGCCGCTTCGTGCCGCAGCTGACGGTGCTGCCGGCCTATGTGACCGAGGCCGAGCGCGGCGAGGGCTTTGCCGAGGTGGCGCGGGCGCTGCTGCGGGCCCGCGCCGTTGCGACGCAGGTCTAG
- a CDS encoding PhnD/SsuA/transferrin family substrate-binding protein — MTLPALKRRTWLGAALLLGGTGPQAQAPDKPRPLLVAVPPFLSPSAALTAFRPLRTHLESQLKQAVELYTARDFRELVEQARRGEHDVTLLPAHLAGLALSDWGFQALAATVEATPVLILLRQGSPIRTAAELRGKRLGTLGTLSLSAAVAGLWLRQQQLEPGRDLTIITQASTSSAVISLEQGDVEAIAVTRTQLNLLPPGSPGGQFTLVELSDIPAPIYIARPSMTPAELARLRKAWHSFVPDAAAPPSVVNARVHEVGRADLQRAARYRDVARQQLETAGLNPR; from the coding sequence GTGACGCTGCCCGCACTGAAGCGCCGTACCTGGCTGGGCGCCGCCCTGCTGCTGGGCGGCACCGGGCCGCAGGCGCAGGCGCCGGACAAGCCTCGGCCGCTGCTGGTGGCCGTGCCGCCGTTTCTGTCGCCCAGCGCCGCCCTGACCGCCTTCCGCCCCTTGCGCACCCACCTCGAATCGCAGCTGAAGCAGGCGGTCGAGCTCTACACCGCGCGAGACTTCCGCGAACTGGTCGAGCAGGCCCGACGGGGCGAGCATGACGTGACCCTGCTGCCCGCCCATCTGGCCGGCCTGGCGCTCAGCGACTGGGGCTTCCAGGCACTGGCCGCCACGGTGGAGGCCACGCCGGTGCTGATTCTGCTGCGCCAGGGCAGCCCCATCCGCACCGCCGCCGAGCTGCGTGGCAAGCGGCTGGGCACCTTGGGCACGCTGTCGCTGTCGGCGGCGGTCGCCGGCCTGTGGCTGCGCCAGCAGCAGCTGGAGCCTGGCCGCGACCTCACCATCATCACCCAGGCCTCGACGAGCAGCGCCGTGATCAGCCTGGAGCAGGGCGATGTGGAGGCCATCGCCGTGACACGCACGCAGCTGAATCTGCTGCCACCCGGCTCGCCCGGTGGCCAGTTCACCCTGGTCGAGCTGAGCGATATCCCGGCGCCGATCTACATCGCCCGTCCGAGCATGACGCCGGCCGAGCTGGCCCGGCTGCGCAAGGCCTGGCACAGCTTCGTGCCCGATGCAGCGGCGCCGCCCTCAGTGGTCAATGCCCGTGTCCACGAGGTCGGCCGTGCCGACCTGCAGCGCGCGGCCCGCTACCGCGACGTGGCCCGCCAGCAGTTGGAGACGGCCGGGTTGAATCCGCGCTAG
- a CDS encoding ATP-binding protein: protein MLVMFGLLLWNAQLLIAQALEDRFAAEMGLASPLITAAVAPLLATRDYAALQDVVRQSTQTQALAFLEVLDARDRLVAQAGPGAEASASLRIATVPVEIAGQRLGQVRFGLVGSALQEVRARLLRSSLLIGGALLVLGLAALAFWATWLSAGFARLAKASQRVADGDYSLSLPGSRVRELAQVSDAFNRMSAAVRTQFEALRDSEQQQRSLMASMAGGLLVQDAQQRVIHSNDAALRLLGVSSLSGRMPEARDPEGRLLTPEQMPAAMALQTGQPQRDVLLQFRHARGAVRWLSVNAEPRFHADAHATGAPHVEAVVSTLTDVTRHVLAEQELRNLNEGLESRVQRRTVELQRARDEAERASLAKSQFLSRMSHELRTPLNAMLGFAQLLSLSRERLRDSELEKVKQIEHAGWHLLDLINDVLDLSRIEAGEMSTSIEPVLVAELVSETVQMLSTQAQTQGVRIIEHAAPQLWARADRKRLKQVLNNLLSNAIKYNQPGGSVSLEVSALPAQQQLLVSVSDTGRGMNAQQLANLYQPFVRFEQGNDLTAGTGIGLVITKRLVELMGGQISVESQPGRGTRFNVTLVASAASPFSPPFDINLDDGPEAAPLHEPLTGVSRRLLYIEDNATNAELVRSMLRQQRPEFDLRIAVDGYSGLAMVEQRRPHLILIDIGLPGIDGLEVCRRLRADPANQGMPLIAFSANAMPSDVRDAQAAGFDAYLTKPIDLPELLEHIDRLLNERAFSASAWGELHAPL, encoded by the coding sequence ATGCTGGTGATGTTCGGCTTGCTGCTGTGGAACGCTCAGCTGCTGATCGCCCAGGCCCTGGAGGACCGCTTCGCGGCCGAGATGGGGCTGGCCAGCCCGCTGATCACCGCCGCCGTGGCGCCGCTGCTCGCCACCCGCGACTACGCCGCCCTGCAGGACGTGGTGCGCCAGAGCACGCAGACCCAGGCCCTGGCCTTTCTGGAGGTGCTCGACGCACGTGACCGCCTGGTCGCCCAGGCCGGCCCGGGCGCGGAGGCCAGTGCCTCGCTGCGCATCGCCACCGTGCCGGTGGAGATTGCCGGCCAGCGCCTGGGGCAGGTGCGCTTCGGCCTGGTCGGCTCGGCCCTGCAGGAGGTGCGTGCGCGGCTGCTGCGCAGCAGCCTGCTGATCGGTGGCGCCCTGCTGGTGCTGGGCCTGGCCGCCCTGGCCTTCTGGGCCACCTGGCTGAGTGCCGGTTTTGCCCGCCTGGCCAAGGCCAGCCAGCGCGTCGCCGATGGCGACTACAGCCTCAGCCTGCCGGGCAGCCGGGTACGCGAGCTGGCCCAGGTGTCGGATGCCTTCAATCGCATGTCGGCCGCGGTACGCACCCAGTTCGAGGCGCTGCGCGACAGCGAGCAGCAGCAGCGTTCGCTGATGGCCTCGATGGCCGGCGGACTGCTGGTGCAGGACGCGCAGCAGCGCGTCATCCACAGCAATGATGCGGCGCTGCGCCTGCTCGGCGTGAGCAGCCTGTCGGGCCGCATGCCCGAAGCCCGCGATCCCGAGGGCCGGCTGCTGACGCCCGAACAGATGCCCGCGGCGATGGCCTTGCAGACCGGCCAGCCGCAACGCGATGTGCTGCTGCAGTTTCGCCACGCGCGGGGTGCGGTGCGCTGGCTCAGCGTCAATGCGGAACCCCGCTTCCATGCCGATGCCCATGCCACGGGAGCGCCCCATGTCGAGGCGGTTGTCAGTACCCTGACCGACGTGACCCGCCACGTGCTGGCCGAGCAGGAGCTGCGCAACCTCAACGAAGGGCTGGAGTCGCGCGTGCAGCGCCGCACCGTCGAGCTGCAGCGCGCCCGCGACGAGGCCGAGCGCGCCAGCCTGGCCAAGTCGCAGTTCCTGTCGCGCATGAGCCATGAGCTGCGCACGCCGCTGAATGCCATGCTGGGCTTTGCCCAGCTGCTGAGCCTGTCGCGGGAGCGCCTGCGCGACAGCGAGCTGGAGAAGGTCAAGCAGATCGAGCATGCCGGTTGGCATCTGCTGGACCTGATCAACGACGTGCTGGACCTGTCGCGCATCGAGGCCGGCGAGATGTCGACCTCGATCGAGCCGGTGCTGGTGGCCGAACTGGTGAGCGAGACGGTGCAGATGCTGTCCACCCAGGCTCAGACCCAGGGCGTGCGCATCATCGAGCACGCGGCGCCGCAGCTCTGGGCCCGCGCCGACCGCAAGCGGCTCAAGCAGGTGCTGAACAATCTGCTCAGCAATGCCATCAAGTACAACCAGCCCGGCGGCTCGGTGAGCCTGGAGGTGTCGGCGCTGCCGGCGCAGCAGCAGCTGCTGGTCAGCGTCAGCGACACCGGCCGCGGCATGAACGCCCAGCAGCTGGCCAATCTCTACCAGCCCTTTGTGCGTTTCGAGCAGGGCAATGATTTGACCGCCGGCACCGGCATCGGCCTGGTCATCACCAAGCGCCTGGTCGAGCTGATGGGCGGGCAGATCAGCGTCGAGTCCCAGCCCGGGCGCGGCACCCGTTTCAACGTCACCCTGGTGGCCAGTGCCGCCTCGCCCTTCAGCCCGCCCTTCGACATCAACCTCGACGACGGCCCGGAAGCCGCGCCGCTGCATGAGCCGCTGACCGGCGTGTCGCGCCGCCTGCTCTACATCGAAGACAACGCGACCAATGCCGAGCTGGTGCGCAGCATGCTGCGCCAGCAGCGCCCGGAGTTCGATCTGCGCATTGCCGTCGACGGCTATTCAGGCCTGGCCATGGTCGAGCAACGGCGCCCGCATCTGATACTGATAGACATCGGCCTGCCTGGCATCGACGGGCTGGAGGTCTGCCGGCGCCTGCGCGCCGACCCGGCCAATCAGGGCATGCCGCTGATCGCCTTCAGCGCCAATGCCATGCCCTCCGATGTGCGCGATGCCCAGGCCGCCGGCTTCGACGCCTATCTGACCAAGCCCATCGATCTGCCCGAGCTGCTGGAGCACATCGACCGCCTGCTCAACGAACGCGCGTTCTCGGCCTCGGCCTGGGGCGAGCTGCACGCACCGCTGTGA
- a CDS encoding crosslink repair DNA glycosylase YcaQ family protein, translated as MAAPTLDQLRRYAIARTLFKPTTLKRAIARLGFVQADPIRAPARAQDLTLRHRVKDYRAGDLERRYPKLDIEEDCLVNYGFLPRETLALMHPREPKRAWDAETAARAQDLLAFIRERGVIHPREVLAAFSHGRVPGYWGGELNASTQLLDGMHYRGLLRVVRRDSGTRVYAVNEHPAVDDSPAARLERARRLVDLVVHKYAPLPSASLGYLVQLLGYGAPHLKPEARQALAKARAELPQTKIDGTTWLWPEGEDPASRRHQPDAALRLLAPFDPVVWDRRRFELFWGWAYKFEAYTPAAKRLMGHYALPLLWGEDVIGWANVRVQDGALVPDLGFIKSRPRSAAFRLALEEELARLHEFLDLPR; from the coding sequence ATGGCAGCCCCGACCCTGGATCAGCTGCGCCGCTACGCGATCGCACGCACGCTGTTCAAGCCCACCACCCTGAAGCGCGCCATAGCGCGCCTGGGTTTCGTCCAGGCCGACCCGATACGCGCGCCCGCCCGCGCTCAAGACCTGACCCTGCGCCACCGGGTCAAGGACTACCGCGCCGGCGATCTGGAGCGCCGCTATCCCAAGCTCGACATCGAGGAAGACTGCCTCGTCAACTACGGCTTTCTGCCTCGCGAGACCTTGGCGCTGATGCACCCGCGCGAGCCCAAGCGGGCCTGGGACGCCGAGACCGCGGCGCGCGCCCAGGACCTGCTGGCTTTCATCCGCGAGCGCGGTGTGATCCATCCGCGCGAGGTGCTGGCCGCCTTCTCGCACGGGCGGGTGCCCGGCTACTGGGGCGGCGAGCTCAATGCCAGCACCCAGCTGCTGGACGGCATGCACTACCGCGGCCTGCTGCGCGTGGTGCGCCGCGACAGCGGCACCCGCGTCTACGCAGTCAACGAGCATCCGGCGGTGGACGACAGCCCGGCCGCCCGGCTGGAACGGGCCCGCCGGCTGGTGGATCTGGTCGTCCACAAATACGCGCCGCTGCCCTCGGCCAGCCTCGGTTACCTGGTGCAGCTGCTGGGCTATGGAGCGCCGCACCTGAAGCCGGAGGCCCGCCAGGCGCTGGCCAAGGCACGCGCGGAGCTGCCGCAGACCAAGATAGACGGCACCACCTGGCTGTGGCCCGAGGGCGAGGATCCGGCCTCCCGCCGCCACCAACCCGATGCCGCGCTGCGCCTGCTCGCGCCCTTCGATCCGGTGGTCTGGGACCGCCGCCGCTTCGAACTGTTCTGGGGTTGGGCCTATAAGTTCGAGGCCTACACCCCGGCGGCCAAGCGCCTGATGGGCCACTACGCGCTGCCCCTGCTGTGGGGCGAGGACGTCATAGGCTGGGCCAATGTGCGGGTGCAGGACGGCGCGCTGGTGCCCGACCTCGGTTTTATCAAATCACGCCCGCGCAGCGCCGCGTTCCGCCTGGCCCTCGAAGAAGAGCTGGCGCGCCTGCACGAATTTCTCGACCTGCCCCGCTGA
- a CDS encoding diguanylate cyclase translates to MRPPDIEPSLTILVVDDQATARAVLRGELEHARHRVLEARSGEEALSLFLRHQPDLVLLDVEMPDHDGYWVARELRQAEPGGWTPIIFLSGLGNDLDLHRGIEAGGDDYLVKPVSAIVLAAKLRAMQRLLAMRKRLVVMSEELNEANQKLKHLVELDSLTGLINRGGLDRGLFNEIVAARRDQLPLTLVMCDVDYFKLYNDSLGHLQGDACLRQVAELLKQVCRRPRDVAARYGGEEFALILPNTPRSGAMTFARAFLRVMAKLALPHPDSPVAGYVTVSGGITTCVPDNSTTAQGMIMRADEALYAAKAHGRNRFFSFEMQLDTEEHLSTQQGDLH, encoded by the coding sequence ATGCGCCCCCCGGATATTGAACCTTCGCTGACGATACTGGTGGTCGATGACCAGGCTACGGCACGTGCCGTGCTGCGCGGCGAGCTGGAGCATGCCCGCCACCGGGTGCTGGAGGCCCGCTCGGGCGAGGAGGCACTGTCGCTGTTCCTGCGCCATCAGCCCGATCTGGTGCTGCTGGACGTCGAGATGCCCGACCATGACGGCTACTGGGTGGCCCGCGAGCTGCGCCAGGCTGAGCCGGGCGGCTGGACACCCATCATCTTCCTGTCCGGCCTGGGCAATGACCTGGACCTGCACCGCGGCATCGAGGCCGGCGGCGACGACTATCTGGTCAAGCCGGTCAGCGCCATCGTGCTGGCCGCCAAGCTGCGCGCCATGCAGCGCCTGCTGGCCATGCGCAAGCGGCTGGTGGTGATGTCCGAGGAGCTCAACGAGGCGAATCAGAAGCTCAAGCACCTGGTCGAGCTGGACTCGCTGACCGGCCTGATCAACCGGGGCGGCCTGGACCGCGGCCTGTTCAACGAAATCGTCGCCGCGCGCCGCGACCAGCTGCCGCTGACCCTGGTGATGTGCGATGTCGACTATTTCAAGCTCTACAACGACAGCCTCGGCCATCTGCAGGGCGATGCCTGCCTGCGCCAGGTCGCCGAGCTGCTCAAGCAGGTCTGCCGACGGCCGCGCGACGTGGCGGCCCGCTACGGCGGCGAGGAGTTTGCGCTGATACTGCCCAACACGCCACGCTCGGGCGCCATGACCTTTGCCCGCGCCTTCCTGCGCGTGATGGCCAAGCTGGCCCTGCCCCACCCCGATTCGCCGGTGGCCGGTTACGTCACCGTCTCGGGCGGCATCACCACCTGCGTGCCCGACAACTCGACCACCGCCCAGGGCATGATCATGCGCGCCGACGAGGCCCTCTACGCCGCCAAGGCCCATGGCCGCAACCGCTTCTTCAGCTTTGAAATGCAGCTCGACACCGAGGAGCATCTGAGCACCCAGCAGGGCGATCTGCACTGA